In the Euphorbia lathyris chromosome 5, ddEupLath1.1, whole genome shotgun sequence genome, one interval contains:
- the LOC136230741 gene encoding isopentenyl-diphosphate Delta-isomerase I, whose protein sequence is MSLTSRLLYTPTATKFSSSSSSSSISHRFTHFLSFNLRKPQSSKLTSSPFLRAFSSSSSSVSTSTSTKITMGDAPDAGMDAVQRRLMFEDECILVDENDGVVGHVSKYSCHLWENILKGNSLHRAFSVFLFNSKYELLLQQRSATKVTFPLVWTNTCCSHPLYRESELIEDDYLGVRNAAQRKLLDELGIPAEDVPVDQFTPLGRILYKAPSDGKWGEHELDYLLFMVRDVNVNPNPDEVADIKYVNRDQLKELLRKADAGEEGLKLSPWFRLVVDNFLYKWWEHVENGTFKEVADMKPIHKLT, encoded by the exons atgtCTCTCACATCTCGCCTTCTTTACACCCCAACCGCAACTAaattttcttcatcttcttcttcctcctctattTCTCATCGTTTCACGCATTTTCTCTCCTTTAATCTCAGAAAACCTCAGAGTTCTAAACTCACTTCATCTCCTTTTCTAAGGGCGTTTTCTTCTAGTTCTAGTTCTGTTTCTACCTCTACCTCCACTAAAATCACCATGGGTGATGCTCCTGATGCTGGCATGGATGCTGTTCAGAGACGCCTCATGTTCGAGGATGA ATGCATTTTAGTGGACGAGAATGATGGTGTTGTCGGTCATGTCTCCAAATATAGTT GTCATTTATGGGAAAATATTTTGAAGGGTAACTCGTTACACAGAGCTTTTAGCGTATTTCTCTTCAACTCGAAATATGAGCTACTTCTTCAG CAACGCTCTGCAACAAAGGTGACATTTCCCCTCGTGTGGACAAATACTTGTTGCAGTCATCCTTTGTATCGTGAATCAGAGCTTATCGAAGATGATTATCTTG GTGTGAGAAATGCTGCACAAAGGAAGCTTTTGGATGAGCTCGGTATCCCAGCAGAAGATGTTCCAGTAGATCAATTTACTCCACTCGGGCGCATTCTATACAAGGCACCTTCCGATGGGAAGTGGGGAGAGCATGAAC TTGACTACTTACTCTTCATGGTCCGCGACGTTAATGTAAACCCGAACCCAGATGAGGTAGCTGATATCAAGTATGTTAACCGGGATCAGTTGAAAGAGCTTCTGAGGAAAGCAGATGCAGGCGAGGAAGGCCTGAAGCTTTCGCCTTGGTTCAGACTCGTCGTGGACAATTTCTTGTATAAATGGTGGGAACATGTCGAAAACGGTACGTTTAAGGAAGTTGCTGACATGAAACCCATTCACAAGTTAACTTGA
- the LOC136229795 gene encoding putative 4-hydroxy-4-methyl-2-oxoglutarate aldolase 2, which translates to MALVTTAEVCDANPQLIVSGELRALQPIFQIYGRRQVFSGPVVTLKVFEDNVLIREFLEEKGNGRVLVVDGGGSLRCAILGGNPVVQAQNNGWSGIIVNGCIRDVDEINGCDIGVRALASHPMKANKKGIGEKHVPVTIAGTRISDGEWIYADTDGILISRAELSV; encoded by the coding sequence ATGGCATTGGTCACGACCGCAGAAGTTTGCGACGCAAATCCACAGCTAATCGTGAGCGGCGAGCTACGAGCACTCCAACCGATTTTTCAGATTTACGGTCGTCGCCAAGTTTTCTCCGGTCCAGTAGTGACTCTTAAGGTGTTCGAAGACAATGTTCTGATCCGCGAGTTCCTCGAGGAGAAGGGCAATGGCAGAGTTCTTGTGGTAGACGGGGGCGGTAGTCTCCGATGCGCGATTCTGGGAGGCAACCCGGTCGTACAAGCACAGAACAACGGGTGGTCGGGTATAATAGTGAATGGTTGCATACGGGATGTTGATGAGATTAACGGCTGTGATATTGGAGTAAGGGCTTTGGCTTCACATCCTATGAAAGCCAACAAGAAAGGGATCGGCGAGAAACACGTTCCGGTCACCATCGCTGGTACGAGGATCTCGGACGGGGAATGGATCTATGCGGACACCGACGGGATCCTCATTTCCCGAGCAGAGTTGTCTGTATGA